A stretch of Roseibium porphyridii DNA encodes these proteins:
- a CDS encoding GNAT family N-acetyltransferase yields MRHNIAFARLPDIEPAEIESHMSDPRVAEHMPLLTFEWDAAAVANFVTQKEKCWERDGLGHWAILSDGRYVGWGGFQKEGDEWDFGLVLRPDAFGLGTSISKKALEFAKADERIPFVTFLLPPSRKNLGALKRIGAHCIGEIEYDGAKFLKFRLETDQ; encoded by the coding sequence TTGAGACACAACATCGCTTTTGCCCGTCTGCCTGACATTGAGCCCGCCGAGATTGAGTCTCACATGTCTGACCCAAGGGTCGCGGAACACATGCCGCTTTTGACATTCGAATGGGACGCGGCAGCTGTGGCGAATTTTGTTACTCAGAAGGAAAAGTGCTGGGAGCGCGATGGGCTCGGCCACTGGGCGATATTGTCAGATGGCCGCTATGTTGGTTGGGGCGGTTTTCAGAAAGAGGGTGATGAGTGGGATTTCGGACTGGTTCTGCGGCCCGATGCCTTCGGTCTGGGAACTTCGATATCGAAAAAGGCGTTGGAGTTTGCGAAAGCAGACGAACGCATTCCATTCGTGACATTTCTTTTGCCGCCATCCCGCAAGAACCTGGGGGCTCTCAAGCGGATTGGAGCGCACTGTATCGGCGAGATTGAGTATGACGGTGCAAAATTCCTTAAGTTCCGACTTGAGACCGATCAATAA
- a CDS encoding VOC family protein gives MIAYVTVGADDIARAKQFYSAILPALDYTLEESPEGLSYTLPVKSGQSAVQPEFYVKPPFDGNTASAGNGAMIAFEARSQQQVRDLHAAALAAGGTDEGQPGFRASYGPRFYVGYLRDPQGNKIALFSSNPDEPGRD, from the coding sequence ATGATTGCATACGTCACTGTTGGTGCTGATGACATCGCGCGGGCAAAGCAGTTCTACTCCGCGATTCTGCCGGCCCTTGACTATACGCTGGAAGAGAGTCCCGAGGGCCTGAGCTATACGCTGCCTGTCAAATCAGGACAGTCTGCCGTTCAGCCGGAATTCTATGTCAAACCTCCCTTTGACGGAAATACGGCGTCCGCTGGCAACGGCGCCATGATTGCCTTTGAAGCTCGCAGTCAGCAGCAGGTTCGAGACCTTCACGCCGCTGCGCTCGCCGCCGGCGGCACTGACGAGGGCCAGCCGGGCTTCCGTGCCTCATACGGTCCCCGTTTTTACGTCGGCTACCTTCGCGATCCGCAGGGCAACAAGATTGCACTTTTCTCCAGCAATCCTGATGAGCCCGGACGGGACTGA
- a CDS encoding TRAP transporter large permease produces the protein MGLAILLGVFAVSVVLGVPVAFAMGISAAAAFWYEGFPLLMTFQRTISGVTTFSLLAIPFFVFAGELMLHGGIAVRLVKFASSLVGHIRGGLASVNIFSSMLFGGISGSAIADISALGSLLIPVMKEKGYRPDYAVNVTVTSSIAGIVIPPSHNMIIFVVAAGGGISISKLFLAGVIPGILMCLCLAIAAYFVALKHNYGSEPFPGWQVVAQTAITAIPGLITAVIIVGGVLSGIFTVTESGAFGAIYALVLTAVAYRTLGWNEFVVSVTSALRTTAMVMILIGFASSFAYLLALYQVPTKLSEFLLGISENKIAILLMINLMLLMLGMIMDMAALILICTPIFLPIARDLGMDPVQFGIMMLVNLGLGLCTPPVGTCLFVGCAVGKIKIEEALKSIWPFYLALFVALMLITYVPAFSMYLPSLFE, from the coding sequence ATGGGTCTCGCAATTTTGCTGGGTGTTTTTGCCGTCAGCGTCGTTCTTGGTGTGCCTGTTGCGTTTGCCATGGGAATATCTGCGGCGGCGGCATTCTGGTACGAAGGCTTCCCCTTGCTGATGACCTTTCAGCGGACCATTTCGGGGGTCACCACCTTTTCTTTGCTGGCCATCCCGTTTTTCGTGTTTGCCGGAGAACTGATGCTGCATGGAGGGATCGCCGTCCGGCTTGTTAAATTCGCATCCTCACTGGTCGGCCATATTCGCGGCGGTCTGGCGTCGGTCAATATATTCTCAAGCATGCTGTTCGGCGGCATTTCCGGCTCTGCCATTGCAGATATCTCGGCGCTTGGGTCGCTGCTCATTCCTGTCATGAAGGAAAAGGGCTACCGGCCGGACTACGCGGTTAACGTGACCGTGACATCGTCTATCGCAGGCATTGTTATTCCGCCGAGCCACAACATGATCATTTTCGTTGTTGCCGCCGGTGGGGGCATCTCGATCTCCAAATTGTTTCTGGCTGGCGTGATTCCGGGCATTCTCATGTGCCTGTGTCTGGCTATTGCCGCCTACTTCGTGGCTTTGAAACACAATTACGGATCTGAACCTTTCCCTGGCTGGCAGGTCGTTGCGCAAACGGCCATCACTGCAATCCCGGGCCTGATCACAGCCGTGATCATTGTCGGCGGCGTGTTGTCCGGCATCTTCACCGTCACTGAGTCTGGCGCCTTCGGTGCCATCTATGCGCTCGTTCTGACAGCCGTTGCCTATCGAACGCTCGGATGGAACGAATTTGTCGTCTCCGTCACCTCAGCCCTCAGAACAACCGCGATGGTGATGATCCTGATCGGGTTTGCGAGCTCTTTTGCCTATCTTCTGGCGCTTTATCAGGTGCCGACAAAACTCAGCGAATTTCTCCTTGGTATCTCCGAAAACAAGATCGCCATCCTGTTGATGATCAATCTGATGTTGCTCATGCTCGGAATGATCATGGACATGGCTGCCCTGATCCTGATCTGCACACCGATTTTCCTGCCAATCGCTCGTGACCTTGGTATGGACCCGGTGCAGTTCGGCATCATGATGCTGGTCAATCTTGGTCTCGGACTGTGCACACCGCCTGTCGGCACCTGTCTTTTCGTTGGCTGCGCCGTCGGCAAGATCAAGATCGAAGAGGCCCTGAAATCCATCTGGCCGTTCTATCTGGCACTGTTCGTGGCCCTTATGCTGATCACGTATGTACCTGCGTTCTCAATGTACCTGCCGTCGCTGTTCGAATAG
- a CDS encoding TRAP transporter small permease: MMSHTGSLLDRLELWLVWLKRVCVLVGSVALVVLVATFGWLVFGRYVLNQTPTWVEQLALLLICYITFLGAAVGIHEESHLGVTLVRDALPPKIRQLLLLLTDFVLAVFGGVMLVAGLELFNFGWSTLLPMLNIPESIRTAAAVACGGLMVVFAGARFLLRGRCALRGEIYENKEKVS, from the coding sequence ATGATGTCGCACACCGGAAGCTTACTGGACCGGCTCGAACTTTGGCTGGTCTGGTTGAAACGTGTCTGCGTGTTGGTAGGGTCTGTGGCTCTCGTCGTTCTCGTTGCAACGTTCGGCTGGCTCGTGTTCGGGCGATACGTTCTCAATCAAACCCCCACCTGGGTCGAACAGCTCGCTCTTCTTCTCATTTGTTACATCACTTTCCTTGGTGCTGCCGTAGGCATTCACGAGGAGTCCCACCTTGGCGTCACCCTTGTTCGCGATGCTCTTCCGCCAAAGATCAGACAATTGCTGCTGCTTCTGACGGATTTCGTGCTTGCCGTCTTTGGTGGCGTGATGCTGGTCGCTGGTCTTGAGCTCTTCAACTTCGGCTGGTCGACGTTGCTGCCCATGCTCAACATTCCTGAAAGCATAAGAACCGCAGCTGCGGTTGCCTGCGGCGGATTGATGGTTGTCTTTGCCGGAGCCCGCTTTCTGCTGCGCGGACGATGCGCCTTGCGCGGTGAGATCTACGAAAACAAAGAAAAGGTAAGCTGA
- a CDS encoding TRAP transporter substrate-binding protein, protein MTLFNSKKAGMLFGSVVAASLAFATVAAEARDLRGWNIHVEDYPVSHGMEAFLKEVDEKTGGEISGKVFHAGVLGSQPDAIEQTRLGVIDFGVFSLGPMGQVVPEANVVSLPFIFKSVSQMYEVMDGEPGKALSKGLEAKGLVALGYYDAGARSFYTSAKAITEPADLTGMKIRVMNNDLFVGMVDSMGGNATPMAFAEVYQAIKTGVVDGAENNPPSYESTNHFEVAQFYSLTQHLIIPECLCMSKRTFDSLTPEQQAIVIEAGRNSTELQRKLWQEREAASMAKVAEGGVAVNEIADKAAFQAAMEPVYAQFLEQSPDLAGLVEMFKNAE, encoded by the coding sequence ATGACCCTGTTCAATTCAAAGAAAGCTGGCATGCTGTTTGGTTCAGTCGTTGCCGCAAGCCTTGCATTCGCAACCGTTGCTGCCGAAGCACGTGACTTGCGCGGCTGGAATATCCATGTCGAGGACTACCCTGTTTCACACGGAATGGAAGCATTCCTGAAAGAGGTCGACGAAAAAACCGGCGGCGAAATAAGCGGTAAAGTCTTCCATGCGGGCGTGCTTGGTTCGCAGCCCGACGCAATCGAGCAAACCCGTCTCGGCGTGATCGATTTCGGAGTCTTCAGCCTTGGGCCGATGGGTCAGGTTGTTCCGGAAGCAAACGTGGTGTCGCTGCCGTTCATCTTCAAAAGCGTTTCGCAAATGTATGAAGTCATGGACGGTGAGCCGGGCAAGGCGCTCAGCAAAGGTCTGGAGGCCAAAGGCCTTGTTGCGCTCGGATATTATGATGCCGGCGCCCGTTCATTCTACACATCCGCAAAAGCGATCACGGAACCTGCTGATCTGACAGGCATGAAGATCCGCGTCATGAACAACGATCTCTTCGTCGGCATGGTTGACTCCATGGGTGGAAACGCAACCCCAATGGCCTTCGCGGAAGTCTATCAGGCAATCAAGACCGGCGTCGTGGACGGCGCAGAGAACAATCCACCGTCCTACGAATCCACCAACCATTTCGAGGTTGCTCAATTTTATTCCCTGACACAGCACCTGATCATTCCCGAGTGCCTGTGCATGAGCAAGCGGACCTTCGATTCCCTGACGCCTGAGCAGCAGGCAATTGTCATTGAGGCCGGCCGCAACAGCACCGAGCTTCAGCGCAAGCTGTGGCAGGAGCGGGAAGCTGCAAGCATGGCCAAAGTCGCTGAAGGTGGTGTTGCCGTGAACGAGATTGCTGACAAGGCAGCATTCCAGGCAGCCATGGAACCGGTTTATGCGCAATTCCTTGAGCAAAGCCCGGATCTGGCCGGACTTGTCGAGATGTTCAAAAACGCAGAATAA
- a CDS encoding SDR family NAD(P)-dependent oxidoreductase has protein sequence MDLKGKTAIVTGGGRDIGRACVMALAARGANVAINYFSSSKGADSAVSEITSAGGKALAMQGDMTKPDDVAALVNRTVEEFGGVDIVMPITGGIVARRPLSEISLDYWQSVFDLNTTSALLVIKEAVPHMKNGGAIVTMASQAGRDGGGPGALAYGMSKGAVMTLTRGLAKELGPDIRVNAMCPGMIDTDFHNIFTKPEVRKHVAGVTPLKREGASEDVANLAVFLASEQSAFITGACVDINGGMLFS, from the coding sequence ATGGACCTCAAGGGAAAAACAGCAATCGTCACTGGCGGTGGCCGGGATATCGGTCGGGCATGCGTTATGGCGCTTGCAGCACGTGGCGCGAATGTCGCCATCAACTATTTCAGCAGCAGCAAGGGCGCGGACAGCGCTGTCTCGGAGATCACATCGGCTGGCGGCAAGGCCCTTGCCATGCAGGGCGACATGACAAAGCCCGACGATGTTGCGGCGCTGGTCAACCGAACGGTTGAGGAGTTTGGCGGCGTCGATATTGTCATGCCGATCACAGGCGGCATCGTCGCACGCCGGCCGCTGTCGGAGATTTCTCTCGATTACTGGCAGTCCGTATTCGACCTCAACACCACATCGGCGCTGCTCGTCATCAAGGAAGCCGTTCCGCATATGAAAAATGGCGGCGCCATTGTGACGATGGCCTCACAGGCCGGCAGAGATGGCGGCGGTCCGGGAGCTCTTGCCTACGGAATGTCGAAAGGCGCGGTCATGACGCTCACACGCGGATTGGCCAAGGAATTGGGCCCTGACATTCGCGTCAATGCGATGTGCCCGGGAATGATCGACACCGACTTCCATAATATCTTTACGAAACCAGAAGTGCGCAAACACGTGGCTGGCGTGACGCCATTGAAACGGGAAGGCGCTTCTGAAGATGTTGCAAATCTTGCTGTTTTCCTGGCGTCCGAGCAGTCCGCCTTTATCACCGGCGCTTGTGTCGACATCAACGGCGGGATGCTTTTTTCCTGA
- a CDS encoding DUF4962 domain-containing protein codes for MSVNRDLKPGFLDQPKAGRLNIQYGPANGATVDEVPPRFTWIPDIEESARYVLRVSSSPDFPAGDTTIFENLKRNFFTPDQVLEPGTYYWSYAIWDEGARCPASQWSTIRQFEIPADLPRSPLAAAATRYDHCSRAHPRLWLTIETLPTFRKAVAADADHCGWSVFFEKSVRPWMDRPVMAEPSPYPNNQRTAPIWRQTYIDCQELIYAIRHLAIAGHVLEEEPLRLKAKDWLLAAASWDPAGTTSRAYTDEWAFRVTLALAWGYDWLHGDLSETEREEVRTALLTRTREIAHHVFKHANIHIFPFDSHAVRAVSAVLIPASLVLLDEEGCEEARDWLDCSIEFLFSVYSPWGDADGGWAEGPHYWMTGMAYLIDAANLLKNYTGIDLYSRPFFHKTGDFPLYTKAPDTRRATFGDDSTMGDLPCLKVGYNLRQFAGVTGSPAYQWFFEEVKRNDPGTEMAFYNYGWWDLNFDDLMYRSDWPSIEPSAPGDNDKLRWFKGIGWAAIQHKMDDPDEHIHFVMKSSPFGSISHSHGDQNAFCLSAFGEDLAIQSGHYVAFNSSMHRNWRRQTRSKNAILIDGKGQYADRDKARAMQATGCIEIAEQREDHIYMRGNATAAYRSLTPSLQKVEREIYFVHESYFVIVDSIDSDAPVSVDWLLHANAPFELGDTSFRYSGDKAGFYGQFLWSEAGAATLSQETGFPGVDEGDYEGLPVSTCLKASFPKSTRHRVAALLVPYPADDPRRVFHFLDDQGYDCDLYFSDAQERSFKVVIEKLAKA; via the coding sequence ATGTCAGTGAATCGTGATCTGAAACCGGGATTTTTGGACCAGCCGAAAGCTGGGCGTCTGAACATTCAATACGGGCCTGCCAACGGCGCGACTGTCGACGAAGTTCCTCCCAGATTTACCTGGATCCCGGACATCGAAGAGAGTGCGCGTTACGTTTTGCGGGTTTCCTCAAGTCCGGATTTTCCCGCAGGTGACACGACCATCTTTGAAAACCTGAAACGAAATTTCTTCACGCCCGACCAGGTGCTGGAACCTGGAACATACTATTGGAGCTATGCGATCTGGGACGAAGGCGCCAGGTGTCCCGCCTCTCAATGGAGCACCATTCGGCAATTTGAAATTCCAGCCGATCTGCCTCGCTCACCGCTTGCCGCTGCTGCCACGCGATACGATCACTGCAGCCGCGCGCACCCGCGGCTTTGGCTTACGATCGAGACCTTGCCGACTTTCCGCAAAGCCGTTGCTGCTGATGCCGATCATTGCGGCTGGTCAGTCTTTTTTGAAAAATCGGTCCGGCCCTGGATGGATCGTCCGGTCATGGCTGAACCGTCTCCTTATCCGAACAACCAGCGCACCGCACCGATCTGGCGTCAGACCTATATCGACTGCCAGGAACTCATTTACGCGATCCGGCATCTTGCCATTGCAGGGCATGTCCTGGAAGAAGAGCCCTTGCGGCTTAAGGCGAAGGACTGGTTGCTCGCTGCTGCAAGTTGGGATCCTGCGGGCACGACGTCGCGCGCTTATACCGATGAATGGGCTTTCCGCGTCACGCTTGCTCTCGCATGGGGGTATGACTGGCTTCACGGTGACTTAAGTGAAACTGAGCGTGAAGAAGTTAGAACCGCATTGCTGACGCGCACGCGCGAAATAGCCCATCACGTTTTCAAGCACGCCAACATTCACATCTTTCCCTTTGACAGCCATGCCGTGCGTGCGGTCTCCGCTGTCCTGATCCCTGCCAGTCTCGTTCTGCTGGACGAAGAAGGCTGCGAGGAGGCAAGGGACTGGCTCGACTGTTCGATCGAGTTTCTGTTCAGCGTCTATTCGCCCTGGGGCGATGCGGATGGTGGCTGGGCCGAAGGGCCGCATTACTGGATGACCGGTATGGCCTATCTGATCGATGCGGCCAACCTTCTGAAGAACTACACGGGTATAGATCTTTACAGTCGTCCTTTCTTCCACAAGACCGGAGATTTCCCGCTCTATACCAAAGCGCCCGATACGCGCCGTGCCACTTTCGGCGATGACAGCACCATGGGTGACCTGCCGTGTCTGAAGGTAGGCTACAATTTGCGGCAATTCGCCGGTGTGACCGGCAGTCCGGCCTATCAATGGTTTTTTGAAGAGGTGAAACGGAACGATCCCGGCACTGAAATGGCTTTCTACAATTACGGTTGGTGGGACCTCAATTTTGACGACCTGATGTATCGAAGTGATTGGCCATCGATTGAACCGTCAGCGCCAGGTGACAACGACAAGCTGAGGTGGTTCAAGGGCATCGGTTGGGCTGCGATCCAGCACAAGATGGACGATCCGGACGAGCACATTCACTTCGTGATGAAGTCATCGCCCTTCGGCTCCATCAGTCACAGCCACGGTGACCAGAACGCCTTCTGTCTGTCGGCCTTCGGCGAGGACCTTGCGATACAGTCCGGACACTACGTTGCCTTCAACAGCTCCATGCACCGAAACTGGCGGCGTCAAACCCGTTCCAAAAACGCGATCCTGATCGACGGAAAGGGCCAATATGCCGATCGGGACAAGGCCAGGGCGATGCAGGCAACAGGTTGCATCGAAATCGCAGAGCAGCGCGAAGATCACATCTATATGCGCGGCAATGCGACCGCTGCCTATCGGAGCCTGACCCCTTCTCTCCAGAAAGTGGAGCGGGAAATCTATTTCGTGCATGAAAGCTATTTCGTGATTGTCGACAGCATCGACAGCGATGCTCCGGTCTCGGTGGATTGGCTGCTGCATGCCAATGCACCGTTCGAACTGGGCGATACCAGTTTCAGGTACTCCGGTGACAAGGCCGGATTCTATGGCCAGTTTCTGTGGTCGGAAGCAGGAGCTGCAACGCTTTCGCAGGAAACCGGATTCCCGGGTGTGGATGAGGGCGACTATGAAGGATTGCCGGTCAGCACTTGCCTGAAGGCGAGTTTTCCGAAGTCGACAAGACACCGCGTCGCTGCACTGCTGGTTCCCTATCCGGCAGATGATCCCAGACGCGTATTTCACTTCCTCGACGACCAGGGATACGACTGCGACCTCTATTTCTCCGACGCGCAGGAGAGGTCCTTCAAGGTTGTCATCGAGAAACTGGCGAAAGCCTGA